The proteins below are encoded in one region of Candidatus Flexicrinis proximus:
- a CDS encoding carbohydrate ABC transporter permease, which produces MTTTTPNPQMPRLFLNYSQIQRIERTLGYLTVLAVALLMVLPLYWMVATALKGPDQTFALPPEWVPNPVAWENFARVFEEVPFGRFILNTAFLVVMNIIGQLFAVTLVAYGFARLRFPGRSILFLLMLSTLMIPYHVTLVPRFVLFAKLGWTNTYLPLIVPAFTGSSFLIFMVRQYMMSIPFDLDEAAYIDGASRFDVFRLIILPLSRPALVLVVVFTFVGTWNDFLQPLIYLNDPQLFTVSLGLSFFQGTRETNWNLLMAGSLLATLPPLLLFFVAQRQLIGGISVEGLKG; this is translated from the coding sequence ATGACCACAACCACGCCTAACCCCCAGATGCCGCGCCTGTTCTTGAACTATTCGCAGATCCAGCGTATCGAGAGAACGCTCGGCTATCTGACCGTGCTCGCTGTCGCGCTGCTCATGGTGCTCCCGCTCTACTGGATGGTCGCGACCGCCCTCAAAGGCCCCGACCAGACCTTCGCGCTGCCTCCGGAATGGGTGCCGAATCCCGTCGCCTGGGAGAACTTCGCCCGTGTCTTTGAAGAGGTCCCCTTCGGCCGTTTCATCCTGAACACCGCGTTTCTGGTGGTCATGAACATCATCGGCCAACTGTTTGCCGTGACGTTGGTCGCCTACGGGTTCGCCCGTCTGCGCTTTCCCGGTCGCAGCATCCTCTTCCTGCTCATGCTTTCGACCCTGATGATCCCCTATCACGTCACGCTCGTGCCGCGCTTCGTTTTGTTCGCCAAGCTGGGCTGGACCAATACCTATCTCCCACTGATCGTACCGGCCTTCACCGGCAGCTCCTTCCTGATCTTCATGGTCCGCCAGTACATGATGAGCATCCCTTTCGACCTCGACGAAGCCGCCTATATCGACGGCGCCTCGCGCTTCGACGTCTTCCGCCTCATCATCCTGCCCTTGTCCCGCCCGGCATTGGTTCTGGTCGTCGTGTTTACCTTTGTCGGCACCTGGAACGACTTTCTGCAACCTTTGATTTACCTGAACGACCCGCAGTTATTCACTGTATCGCTGGGGCTGAGCTTCTTCCAGGGCACGCGAGAAACCAACTGGAACCTGCTCATGGCTGGGTCGTTACTGGCAACGCTGCCGCCACTTCTCTTGTTTTTCGTCGCCCAGCGCCAATTGATAGGAGGGATTTCCGTCGAAGGATTGAAAGGCTAG
- a CDS encoding sugar ABC transporter permease, with protein sequence MTLVTRLPLIRRWYSVYSALSPERRREARAGYLFISPWLIGFVVFFVGPIIASFILSFMDWNIVGQPTWAGLDNYVDIFTKDTRFAKAVQVTITYAIFFLPLEVACGIGLALVMNLKLSGIGIFRTMYYMPYVVPQVAVALVWVWLLNGRYGLVNTILGWVGIDGPNWLQSPSWILPSLIIISLWGVGGSAVIYLAGLQNIPQVFYEAATVDGANRWQSFFGITLPMLSPTIFFQVVLGLIGVFQTFTPAFVAAGANGGPLQSGLFYMLYIYNRGFIDQRMGYASALAWILTAFIMVVTVMILRSSRYWVYYESDRAANR encoded by the coding sequence ATGACCCTTGTGACGCGGCTTCCACTCATCCGTCGCTGGTACAGCGTCTATTCTGCGCTCTCGCCCGAACGCCGCCGTGAAGCCCGCGCGGGCTACCTGTTCATCTCGCCGTGGCTCATCGGTTTCGTCGTCTTCTTCGTCGGCCCGATCATCGCCTCGTTTATTCTCAGCTTCATGGACTGGAACATCGTCGGCCAGCCGACCTGGGCCGGTCTGGACAACTATGTCGACATCTTCACCAAAGACACGCGCTTTGCCAAAGCCGTTCAGGTCACCATCACTTATGCCATCTTCTTCTTGCCATTAGAAGTCGCCTGTGGCATCGGACTCGCCTTAGTGATGAATCTCAAGCTGTCCGGCATCGGCATCTTCCGCACCATGTACTACATGCCCTATGTCGTTCCGCAGGTTGCCGTCGCGCTGGTCTGGGTTTGGTTGCTCAATGGGCGCTATGGCCTTGTCAACACCATCCTCGGCTGGGTCGGCATCGATGGACCCAACTGGCTGCAGAGCCCATCCTGGATTCTGCCCAGCCTGATCATCATCAGCTTATGGGGGGTAGGGGGCAGCGCCGTCATCTATCTCGCCGGCCTCCAGAACATCCCGCAGGTCTTCTATGAAGCCGCGACCGTCGACGGCGCCAACCGCTGGCAGTCGTTCTTCGGTATCACCCTGCCCATGCTTTCCCCGACCATCTTCTTTCAGGTCGTTCTCGGCCTGATCGGCGTCTTCCAGACCTTCACGCCGGCCTTCGTCGCGGCAGGCGCCAACGGCGGCCCGCTCCAGTCCGGCCTGTTCTACATGCTCTACATCTACAACCGGGGCTTCATTGACCAGCGCATGGGCTATGCCTCGGCACTTGCCTGGATTCTAACTGCCTTCATCATGGTCGTCACCGTAATGATCCTGCGCAGTTCACGCTACTGGGTCTACTACGAATCCGACCGTGCGGCGAACAGGTAA
- a CDS encoding ADP-ribosylglycohydrolase family protein, whose translation MMHQNETGLTPNLEEKFIGCLLGGAIGDGIGTSTEGRTPQAIRERFGGRVVDFVPPFAPKADGRYKGDGNVSDDTLMILALIRAYVKKAGHLDAHDMATQFLPEIVDKPIWIPEYQREMPLVERLFYPEKYLLLRLRLASVNPREGGLGNMVNCGAAMYAAPVGLMHACDPDAAYDNAVNIFSAHQYSYGLEAAAVMAACIAEAVRPTATVDSIISTAIRLAKDGTRSALVAVADAARSAPKGDEQALQVHLRAAIEPFDTVKGGVQEFERTGAYPSQLHSIEEVPLALAFLITSGGDYTEAVLGAVNYGRDSDSIAGMVGAIIGAMHGKSRLPARWVTEIGPRNRIDFDAAGRDLLAVFERADAAAQARAQTRRQELSTLMRGNSS comes from the coding sequence ATGATGCACCAAAATGAGACCGGTCTCACCCCCAACCTCGAAGAAAAATTCATCGGTTGTCTGCTCGGCGGCGCCATCGGCGACGGCATCGGCACTTCGACCGAAGGCAGGACGCCGCAGGCCATTCGCGAGCGTTTTGGCGGCCGCGTCGTCGATTTTGTCCCTCCCTTCGCGCCCAAAGCCGATGGTCGCTACAAAGGTGACGGTAACGTCTCGGATGACACGCTGATGATTCTCGCGCTCATCCGGGCTTACGTGAAGAAAGCCGGCCATCTCGATGCGCACGACATGGCGACTCAATTTCTGCCCGAAATCGTCGACAAGCCCATCTGGATTCCAGAGTACCAGCGCGAAATGCCGCTCGTCGAACGTCTCTTCTATCCCGAAAAGTACCTGCTCCTGCGCCTGCGCCTCGCCAGCGTCAACCCGCGCGAGGGCGGGCTTGGCAATATGGTCAACTGCGGCGCCGCCATGTACGCTGCGCCAGTCGGCCTGATGCACGCCTGCGACCCTGACGCGGCCTATGACAACGCCGTCAACATCTTCTCCGCCCACCAATACTCGTACGGGCTGGAAGCGGCGGCCGTCATGGCGGCTTGTATCGCCGAGGCCGTGCGCCCAACCGCAACGGTTGACAGCATCATCTCGACAGCGATTCGTCTCGCCAAAGACGGCACTCGGAGCGCCCTCGTCGCCGTGGCTGACGCGGCACGCAGCGCCCCCAAAGGGGACGAGCAGGCGCTTCAGGTTCACCTGCGCGCCGCCATAGAACCCTTCGATACCGTCAAAGGCGGCGTTCAGGAATTCGAGCGCACCGGCGCCTATCCGAGCCAGCTTCACAGCATCGAGGAAGTCCCGCTCGCGCTGGCATTCCTCATCACCTCCGGCGGCGACTACACCGAGGCTGTCCTCGGTGCCGTAAACTACGGCCGCGACTCGGACAGCATCGCCGGCATGGTCGGCGCGATCATCGGCGCGATGCACGGCAAGTCGCGCCTTCCCGCGCGCTGGGTCACCGAAATCGGTCCGCGCAACCGCATCGACTTCGACGCGGCCGGCCGCGATCTGCTCGCGGTCTTTGAACGTGCCGATGCCGCCGCGCAAGCCCGTGCCCAGACTCGCCGGCAGGAACTCTCGACATTGATGCGGGGGAATTCATCATGA
- a CDS encoding LacI family DNA-binding transcriptional regulator encodes MKKRPTLQDVAKTAGVSRATAARVVNGDTGIVRPETRERVLDVVRNLGYERNAIAGSLRSERTYMIALSIPDITNPFWPEVARGVQDTIGLAGYTVVLLNNDWSADREHEHLRRMLQKQFDGLIINPTGTVNDDLKGLHIPVVVLASGESYPDFDTVSSDAAQTGSLAMEHLISLGHRRIGLLAGPSRRRKSFTHRDTFLGVCAAHGLPVDPDLIVTTAFTQEGGYSAMQTLLALPQPPTAVFAVNDIIALGALQAAHSAGLQVPEQISIIGMDDIFAAATTFPPLTTIAKPKRDIGETAARFLLERINGTAPEVPRHSLLRSTLIARQSTRPPAA; translated from the coding sequence ATGAAGAAACGTCCAACCCTTCAGGATGTCGCCAAAACCGCCGGGGTCTCCCGCGCAACAGCCGCGCGTGTCGTCAACGGCGATACCGGAATCGTTCGGCCCGAGACTCGCGAGCGCGTACTTGATGTCGTCCGCAATCTCGGTTACGAACGCAACGCCATCGCTGGCAGCCTGCGCTCTGAACGCACTTATATGATTGCCCTCTCGATCCCGGACATCACCAATCCCTTTTGGCCGGAAGTCGCGCGCGGTGTTCAGGACACCATTGGCCTCGCCGGTTACACCGTTGTCCTCCTGAATAACGACTGGAGCGCTGACCGGGAACACGAACACCTGCGCCGAATGCTGCAAAAGCAGTTCGACGGCCTGATTATCAATCCGACCGGCACCGTCAACGATGACTTGAAAGGCCTTCACATCCCCGTCGTGGTCTTGGCGTCCGGCGAGTCCTATCCCGATTTCGACACCGTAAGCAGCGACGCCGCGCAAACCGGCTCGCTGGCGATGGAACACCTGATCAGCCTGGGTCATCGCCGCATCGGCCTCCTGGCAGGCCCGAGCCGCCGCCGGAAGTCTTTCACCCACCGCGATACCTTTCTCGGAGTCTGCGCGGCCCATGGCCTTCCGGTCGATCCTGACTTGATCGTCACGACCGCGTTTACGCAGGAGGGCGGCTATTCAGCGATGCAAACGCTATTGGCGCTTCCACAGCCGCCGACCGCCGTATTTGCGGTGAACGACATCATCGCCTTAGGGGCGCTTCAGGCTGCCCACAGTGCGGGCCTGCAGGTGCCGGAGCAGATTTCCATCATCGGCATGGATGACATCTTTGCCGCCGCCACGACCTTCCCACCGCTGACCACCATCGCTAAGCCCAAGCGAGACATCGGGGAAACCGCCGCGCGCTTCCTGTTGGAGCGTATCAACGGCACCGCGCCCGAAGTCCCGCGCCACTCCCTCCTTCGGAGCACACTGATCGCGCGCCAGTCCACCAGGCCGCCTGCCGCTTAG
- a CDS encoding DinB family protein, which yields MIQRPGSDEYAAFYAGYIGRVPGGANLMDLLAGQAGELRELLDSTSEAHASTRPAPKEWSIKEVVGHLCDTERVFAYRALRIARADQTPLAGFDQDEYVGATNFNNRPLAELIEEFRFQRQANVLCFKALTDSETARLGTASGNPVSVRALLYMLAGHVIHHIVSLKTDYKIRG from the coding sequence ATGATTCAGCGTCCCGGAAGTGACGAGTACGCAGCGTTTTATGCCGGATACATCGGGCGTGTGCCGGGCGGCGCGAACCTGATGGACCTGCTCGCCGGACAGGCAGGCGAGCTGCGCGAGCTGCTAGACAGCACGTCGGAAGCACATGCCAGCACCCGCCCTGCCCCGAAAGAATGGAGCATTAAAGAAGTTGTCGGTCACCTCTGCGACACGGAGCGTGTGTTTGCCTACCGGGCGCTGCGGATCGCACGAGCCGACCAGACGCCGCTGGCGGGATTCGACCAGGACGAATACGTGGGCGCGACGAACTTCAACAACCGGCCGCTGGCCGAACTGATCGAAGAATTCAGGTTTCAGCGGCAGGCGAATGTGCTGTGCTTCAAAGCGCTCACAGACTCTGAGACCGCGCGACTGGGTACGGCAAGCGGCAATCCGGTCAGCGTGCGCGCGCTACTGTATATGCTGGCGGGACACGTCATCCACCATATCGTCAGCCTGAAGACAGACTACAAGATCAGAGGTTGA
- a CDS encoding Gfo/Idh/MocA family oxidoreductase has product MIRFGIIGTGWRTEFFLRIVRERPDLFACVGVVTRDVAARSAWAAGFGVSLFGTLDELLVHKPLFVVTSVTWDANPGAITELARRGIPILSETPPAASVETMSELYRLVESGARIAVAEQFHLQPHHAARIAFAHSGKMGRIVEAQVAVCHGYHATSLIRRLLDVTFEQVEVSARKFVSPVIKGRGRDGQPDSESVIDSTQVIATLDFSDRLGVFDFTDVQYFSAIRGQRVLVRGERGEIINDTAVYMQDYLTPISLTFTRSNAGENGNHEGLHLRGILAGDSWIYTNPFIPGRLSDEEIAIASCLVKMADYADGAPAFYPLAEACQDRYLDILIWESVEKGHPVTSVRQNWMESINL; this is encoded by the coding sequence ATGATACGCTTTGGCATTATTGGCACCGGTTGGCGCACCGAGTTCTTCCTGCGTATCGTGCGTGAGCGGCCGGATTTGTTCGCCTGCGTTGGCGTGGTCACGCGCGACGTCGCCGCCCGCTCGGCCTGGGCCGCGGGGTTTGGCGTCTCGTTGTTCGGCACCCTCGACGAACTGCTCGTCCACAAGCCGCTGTTTGTCGTCACCAGCGTCACCTGGGACGCCAACCCCGGCGCGATCACCGAATTGGCCCGCCGCGGCATCCCGATCCTCTCTGAAACCCCGCCCGCGGCCTCCGTCGAGACCATGTCCGAACTCTACCGACTGGTCGAGTCCGGCGCGCGGATTGCCGTCGCCGAGCAGTTCCACCTCCAACCGCATCATGCCGCGCGGATCGCTTTTGCTCACAGCGGGAAAATGGGCCGGATCGTTGAGGCGCAGGTGGCTGTCTGTCACGGCTATCACGCGACCAGCCTCATCCGCCGCCTCCTCGACGTGACATTCGAACAGGTTGAAGTGTCGGCCCGGAAATTCGTTTCGCCTGTCATAAAAGGGCGCGGGCGCGATGGACAGCCCGATTCCGAATCTGTCATAGACTCTACTCAAGTCATCGCGACGCTCGACTTTAGCGACCGCCTCGGCGTCTTCGATTTCACCGACGTCCAGTACTTCTCCGCCATCCGCGGCCAGCGCGTCCTCGTGCGCGGCGAGCGCGGCGAAATCATCAACGATACCGCTGTCTACATGCAGGATTATCTGACACCGATTTCACTCACCTTCACGCGCTCCAACGCCGGTGAGAATGGCAATCACGAAGGGCTGCACCTGCGCGGTATTCTGGCCGGCGACTCGTGGATCTACACCAATCCGTTCATCCCCGGCCGGCTCTCCGACGAAGAAATCGCCATCGCCTCGTGCCTCGTCAAAATGGCGGATTATGCTGACGGAGCCCCGGCCTTCTACCCGCTGGCCGAAGCCTGTCAGGATCGCTACCTGGATATTCTGATCTGGGAGTCGGTCGAAAAGGGACACCCCGTGACCAGTGTTCGGCAGAACTGGATGGAATCGATCAACCTCTGA
- a CDS encoding family 20 glycosylhydrolase codes for MPDPLLLPPPQKLTLTGGVCSSVSSIQRIALDSAYPHAEGYTLTISPSAVSVTARTDAGVFYAFATLRQLIKQVGRDLPCVVIEDWPDFPVRGIMLDISRDRVPTMPMLRLWIERLAALKINHLQIYMEHTFAYPSHPDVWRDASPLTAAEIRELDALCRANFIELVPCQNTFGHMERWLKHPRYAGLAITLDHRVSAMGDPRLPSTLNPLDPRSIELIESIFSELAPHFSSKSFNVSADEPFELGKGSTESAVAQRGKGKVYLDYLLALHRLVTSRGHKMLFWGDIIIHYPELIPELPRDLIALDWGYEALHDFDSHAAIYAGAQVPFYLCPGTSSWCALIASTDNMLDNIRKAVRAGRTHGALGILTTDWGDNGHWQPPSSSLPGIAAAAAMCWNAASAALTAQSLAPLLDLHIYEGNVAAHILALGNLYQRVGAPHINANLLAYALQRSFAEFPDFKARFDHWGGTESDISPENLRSVISEIEDLLEKIAAAVVNASDGELLRAEVLHAASMLRHGARRLLLMQNQPDVSRAQLRDEWDVLESAQRRLWLERSRKGGLADSLARFEIARSDYQ; via the coding sequence ATGCCTGACCCCCTGCTTCTCCCACCGCCTCAGAAGCTCACGCTCACAGGTGGCGTATGTTCCAGCGTCAGTTCTATCCAGCGCATCGCGCTCGACTCGGCCTATCCCCATGCCGAGGGCTATACGCTGACGATTTCGCCGTCTGCCGTCTCGGTCACTGCTCGTACCGACGCCGGGGTCTTTTACGCCTTTGCGACTCTCCGGCAGTTGATCAAGCAGGTTGGCCGCGACCTCCCATGCGTCGTGATTGAAGACTGGCCGGACTTCCCGGTGCGCGGCATCATGCTCGACATCAGCCGCGACCGCGTCCCAACCATGCCGATGCTGCGCCTGTGGATTGAACGACTCGCCGCTCTGAAGATCAACCACCTGCAGATCTATATGGAGCACACCTTCGCTTATCCCTCGCATCCGGACGTCTGGCGCGATGCTTCCCCGCTCACCGCTGCCGAAATCCGTGAACTGGATGCCCTCTGTCGCGCCAATTTCATAGAACTCGTGCCGTGTCAGAATACGTTCGGCCACATGGAGCGCTGGTTGAAGCATCCGCGCTATGCCGGCCTTGCCATCACCCTCGATCACCGTGTTTCTGCGATGGGTGACCCGCGTCTGCCGAGCACGCTCAACCCCCTCGATCCGCGCAGCATCGAACTCATCGAGTCGATCTTTTCCGAGTTGGCCCCGCACTTTTCCAGTAAGTCCTTCAATGTCTCGGCTGATGAGCCGTTTGAACTGGGCAAAGGCAGTACCGAATCGGCGGTCGCTCAGCGCGGCAAAGGAAAAGTCTATCTCGACTATCTCCTAGCGCTTCACCGGCTCGTGACCTCTCGCGGCCACAAGATGCTGTTTTGGGGCGACATCATCATCCACTACCCGGAACTAATCCCTGAACTCCCCAGAGATCTCATCGCCCTCGACTGGGGTTACGAAGCCCTCCACGACTTCGACTCCCATGCCGCCATCTACGCCGGCGCGCAGGTGCCGTTTTACCTCTGTCCCGGCACGTCGAGTTGGTGCGCGTTGATCGCCAGTACCGACAACATGCTCGACAACATCCGGAAAGCCGTCCGTGCTGGCCGTACGCACGGCGCGCTGGGCATCCTCACCACCGATTGGGGCGATAACGGTCACTGGCAGCCGCCATCGTCGAGCTTGCCGGGGATCGCTGCCGCCGCTGCGATGTGCTGGAACGCAGCTTCTGCTGCGCTTACGGCTCAATCCCTTGCGCCGCTGCTCGATTTGCATATCTATGAAGGCAATGTTGCCGCGCACATTCTGGCGCTTGGCAATCTCTATCAGCGCGTCGGCGCTCCGCACATCAACGCCAACCTCCTCGCCTACGCCTTACAGCGCAGCTTCGCCGAATTCCCGGATTTCAAGGCGCGTTTCGATCACTGGGGCGGCACGGAATCGGACATTTCGCCGGAGAATCTGCGCTCGGTAATTTCTGAAATTGAGGATCTGCTGGAAAAGATTGCCGCCGCCGTGGTAAACGCTTCCGATGGTGAACTGCTTCGCGCCGAGGTGCTTCACGCCGCCTCAATGCTCCGCCACGGCGCCCGGCGTCTGCTGTTGATGCAGAATCAGCCGGACGTCTCTCGTGCGCAGCTCCGTGACGAATGGGACGTGTTGGAGTCTGCCCAGCGCCGGCTCTGGTTGGAACGCAGCCGCAAGGGGGGCCTCGCTGACAGCTTGGCTCGCTTCGAGATCGCCCGTTCTGATTACCAGTGA
- a CDS encoding 6-phospho-beta-glucosidase, translated as MKVAVIGGGSSYTPELIKGFLERVTTLPVRELWLMDIQPERLEIIGGFARRMADAYDAPFTIHTTSDVRKAVEGASYVLTQLRVGLMQARRADEYLGQRHGLIGQETTGIGGMGKALRTIPIILNIANAMRALAPGALLVNFTNPAGLVTEALSRHAPDVPAVGVCNVPITIKMGLVEKLKARGITLDADTTDLDTLGLNHLTWHRGLVSDSTDYWDDIIAGMLAELKASDSPEWPPHLIESLRLIPNYYLHYFYFTDKMRREQDNWPPSRAEKVMEIEKGLFAQYAELDRNQPPEGLMQRGGAYYSTVACQLLNAHYNDLNETHVVNIRHGGAAAGYPEDWVMELPCKVTKSGITPIPTRALPEACNGLIAQVKAYELLTVQAAVYGDREAAYQAMLAHPLGPSADKIDVVLDDLISTHRAHLPQFA; from the coding sequence ATGAAAGTCGCGGTTATCGGGGGTGGGTCCTCCTACACCCCGGAGCTAATTAAAGGGTTCCTGGAGCGGGTTACAACGCTCCCCGTGCGCGAACTGTGGCTCATGGATATTCAGCCCGAACGCCTTGAAATTATCGGCGGCTTTGCTCGGCGCATGGCTGACGCCTACGACGCGCCCTTTACGATCCACACTACTTCAGATGTACGCAAAGCCGTCGAAGGTGCCAGCTACGTGCTCACTCAGCTTCGCGTCGGGCTGATGCAGGCACGCCGCGCTGACGAATACCTCGGCCAGCGCCACGGCCTGATCGGCCAGGAGACCACTGGCATCGGCGGCATGGGGAAAGCCCTCCGCACCATTCCGATTATCCTCAACATCGCCAATGCCATGCGTGCCCTCGCCCCTGGCGCCCTGCTCGTGAACTTCACGAACCCGGCCGGGCTGGTCACCGAAGCGCTCAGCCGCCACGCCCCGGATGTCCCGGCGGTCGGGGTGTGTAATGTCCCGATCACCATCAAAATGGGCCTGGTCGAGAAGCTGAAGGCGCGCGGAATCACGCTCGACGCCGATACCACTGATCTTGATACCCTCGGCCTCAATCATCTCACCTGGCATCGCGGGCTCGTCTCGGACAGCACCGATTACTGGGACGATATCATCGCGGGGATGCTTGCCGAACTCAAAGCCTCCGACTCTCCGGAGTGGCCGCCGCACCTGATCGAGTCGCTGCGCCTGATCCCGAACTACTATTTGCATTACTTCTACTTCACCGACAAGATGCGCCGCGAGCAGGATAATTGGCCTCCAAGCCGTGCTGAGAAGGTCATGGAAATCGAAAAAGGCCTCTTCGCGCAATACGCCGAGCTGGATCGCAACCAGCCGCCTGAAGGTTTGATGCAGCGCGGGGGCGCCTATTACTCGACCGTGGCCTGCCAGCTCCTCAACGCGCACTATAACGACCTGAACGAAACCCACGTCGTCAACATCCGTCATGGCGGCGCGGCAGCCGGCTACCCGGAAGATTGGGTGATGGAACTTCCCTGCAAAGTCACGAAATCCGGCATCACTCCCATCCCGACCCGCGCCCTGCCTGAAGCCTGTAACGGTCTGATCGCTCAGGTCAAAGCCTATGAGCTGCTTACGGTTCAGGCGGCAGTCTACGGGGATCGCGAGGCGGCCTATCAGGCGATGCTGGCCCACCCCCTGGGTCCCTCAGCCGACAAGATCGATGTCGTTCTCGATGACCTGATCTCCACGCACCGCGCGCATCTGCCGCAGTTCGCTTGA